Proteins encoded by one window of Anaerolineae bacterium:
- a CDS encoding sugar phosphate isomerase/epimerase, which produces GNKLFYMHFNDNWRLWDDDMTVGSVHTIEMLELLYWLDRLNYQGWYALDIFPYREDGVRAASESIRWIQGLHGLLDKIGRERIAAVIARGDAMEASAMLREALLG; this is translated from the coding sequence CGGCAATAAGCTCTTCTACATGCATTTCAACGACAACTGGCGCCTGTGGGACGACGACATGACCGTCGGATCCGTGCACACCATCGAGATGTTGGAACTGCTCTACTGGCTGGACCGCCTGAACTACCAGGGATGGTACGCGCTGGACATCTTCCCCTACCGCGAGGATGGGGTGCGGGCGGCCAGCGAGAGCATCCGCTGGATTCAGGGACTGCACGGACTGCTGGACAAGATCGGGCGCGAGCGCATCGCGGCGGTGATCGCCCGGGGCGATGCCATGGAGGCTTCGGCCATGCTGCGCGAAGCCCTGCTGGGATAG
- a CDS encoding ribulose 1,5-bisphosphate carboxylase has protein sequence MVKELYDPHMFNYMWESLDQDHFVVGTYYIEDSRPDWDFIDHLGQVQRLALEGSTATWMDIKEETPEVRERLCSKVLGYYEIPSPPGTRRAVIQLAFPTAAWDVNVNVPMMLLSISGNIFAFCDKVRLLDVFIPEAIAKKFSGPKFGIEGLREKLGVYGRPLVLQIIKPKMGMTPEETANQVYQTALGGADLCKDDEMCSELENCPFEARLEAVLKALEKAERETGHKTLYMVSITDEVDRVHEKARRAVKLGATGLLLAYPVGLSTLKVIASDPEINVPILWHVSHMLGMLPTMSYVALAKLARLCGADMMLTPSLWSSLQVCSVEEELRTSQTLRAPFYHIKRAWPMPAAGMYPGLAEVLIQEHGIDFIVPAGGGMLGHPMGYKAGAMAWRQAIDAVLAGMSLQEAAEKYPEVRAAAELWGIRKRPQCPWGYRSPEFHPKFAPKNI, from the coding sequence ATGGTAAAAGAACTGTACGACCCCCACATGTTCAACTACATGTGGGAAAGCCTGGACCAGGACCATTTCGTCGTGGGCACGTATTATATCGAGGACAGCCGGCCGGACTGGGACTTCATCGATCACCTCGGCCAGGTCCAGCGCCTCGCCCTGGAAGGCTCCACCGCCACCTGGATGGACATCAAAGAGGAGACGCCCGAGGTGCGGGAGCGCCTGTGCAGTAAGGTGCTGGGCTATTACGAAATCCCCTCCCCGCCGGGCACACGCCGCGCCGTGATCCAACTGGCCTTCCCCACCGCGGCCTGGGACGTGAACGTCAACGTGCCGATGATGCTCCTTTCCATCTCCGGTAACATCTTCGCCTTTTGCGACAAGGTGCGCCTGCTGGACGTCTTCATCCCTGAAGCCATCGCTAAGAAATTCAGCGGCCCGAAATTCGGCATCGAGGGACTGCGGGAGAAGCTGGGGGTGTACGGCCGGCCGCTCGTCCTGCAGATCATCAAGCCCAAGATGGGCATGACGCCGGAGGAAACCGCCAACCAGGTCTACCAGACCGCCCTCGGCGGTGCAGATTTATGTAAAGATGACGAGATGTGCAGTGAGCTGGAGAACTGCCCCTTCGAGGCCCGCCTGGAGGCGGTGCTCAAGGCGCTGGAAAAGGCGGAGCGCGAGACCGGCCACAAGACGCTGTACATGGTCAGCATCACCGATGAGGTGGACCGCGTGCATGAGAAGGCCCGCCGCGCCGTGAAGCTGGGCGCGACCGGCTTGCTCCTCGCCTACCCCGTCGGCCTCTCGACCCTGAAGGTCATCGCCAGCGACCCGGAGATCAACGTGCCCATTCTCTGGCATGTCTCCCACATGCTGGGCATGCTCCCGACCATGAGCTACGTCGCCCTGGCCAAGCTGGCGCGGCTGTGCGGCGCGGACATGATGCTGACGCCGTCCCTATGGTCCAGCCTGCAGGTCTGCTCGGTCGAGGAAGAACTGCGCACCTCCCAGACTCTGCGGGCGCCTTTCTACCATATCAAGCGGGCGTGGCCCATGCCGGCCGCCGGCATGTACCCCGGCCTGGCCGAAGTCCTGATCCAGGAGCACGGCATTGACTTCATCGTGCCGGCCGGCGGCGGCATGCTCGGGCATCCTATGGGCTATAAGGCCGGCGCCATGGCCTGGCGCCAGGCCATCGACGCGGTGCTGGCCGGCATGTCCCTGCAGGAAGCCGCCGAGAAATATCCGGAAGTCCGCGCCGCGGCCGAGCTTTGGGGCATCCGCAAGCGCCCACAGTGCCCCTGGGGCTACCGCAGTCCGGAGTTCCATCCCAAGTTTGCCCCGAAAAACATCTGA
- a CDS encoding alpha-ketoacid dehydrogenase subunit beta: MALMTIAEALRQAIREEMRRDPRVFCIGEDIGILGGFGGAFTVTLGLSEEFGHERILDTPISETGLIGVAIGAAMAGLRPIADVQYGDFLFCAMDQIANQAAKMTYMSGGTVKVPLVLRAPVGATGRGAQHAQSLEAFFTHIPGLKVVAPATAYDAKGLLKSAVRDDNPVIIFEHKLLYGSKGPRAERGALSPVGEVPEEEYLVPIGKGIIRREGKDVTIVGKLLTVYRALEAAEQLAKEGIEAEVIDPRTLVPLDKELILDSVRKTGRLVIVEEDNYTGGWGADVAAMVAAEAFFWLDAPIVRVSAPDTPPPFSPPMEQFYVPSAERVVQAVKSIL; encoded by the coding sequence ATGGCGCTGATGACCATTGCGGAAGCCCTGCGGCAGGCCATTCGGGAGGAAATGCGGCGCGACCCGCGCGTCTTCTGCATCGGCGAGGACATCGGCATCCTTGGCGGATTTGGGGGCGCCTTCACCGTTACCCTGGGCCTCTCCGAGGAATTCGGACATGAGCGCATTCTGGACACCCCCATCTCAGAGACCGGGCTGATCGGCGTGGCCATCGGCGCCGCCATGGCCGGCCTGCGCCCCATCGCCGACGTGCAGTACGGCGACTTCCTCTTCTGCGCTATGGACCAGATCGCCAATCAGGCCGCCAAGATGACCTATATGTCCGGCGGCACGGTCAAGGTCCCCCTGGTCCTGCGCGCCCCCGTGGGGGCAACCGGCCGCGGCGCCCAGCACGCCCAGAGCCTGGAAGCCTTCTTCACCCACATACCGGGGCTGAAAGTGGTCGCGCCGGCCACCGCCTACGACGCCAAAGGCCTGCTGAAAAGCGCGGTGCGCGACGATAATCCCGTCATCATCTTTGAGCACAAACTGCTCTACGGTAGTAAGGGGCCGCGCGCCGAGCGCGGCGCCCTCAGTCCGGTGGGAGAAGTGCCCGAGGAGGAATACCTGGTGCCCATCGGCAAGGGCATCATCCGACGCGAGGGCAAGGATGTCACCATCGTCGGCAAACTGCTCACCGTGTACCGCGCGCTGGAGGCCGCCGAGCAACTGGCGAAAGAAGGCATCGAGGCGGAGGTGATCGACCCCCGCACGCTGGTGCCGCTGGACAAAGAGCTGATCCTCGACTCCGTGCGCAAGACCGGCCGGCTGGTCATCGTCGAGGAGGACAACTACACCGGCGGATGGGGAGCGGACGTGGCCGCCATGGTCGCCGCCGAAGCCTTTTTCTGGCTGGACGCGCCCATCGTGCGCGTCAGCGCGCCGGACACTCCCCCGCCCTTCTCGCCGCCGATGGAGCAGTTCTATGTCCCCAGCGCCGAGCGCGTCGTCCAGGCTGTGAAGTCCATACTCTGA
- a CDS encoding thiamine pyrophosphate-dependent dehydrogenase E1 component subunit alpha — protein MLTIRRFEERCNYLFMQGRIPSTLHLYIGQEAVAAGVCAHLRPDDYLFSTHRPHGHAIAKGVAPRAIMAELYGKVTGCCKGKGGSMHVGDVRVGMFPAVAIVGANAPLAAGAALAAKWLDKDRVSVCFFGEGAANEGAVHEAMNMAAIWDLPVVYVCENNLYAASTPFSKAFKIQNVADRAAAYGMPGVIVDGNDVEAVYRVAGEAIARARRREGPTLIEAKTYRLCGHSRSDPRTYRSREEEEEWAKRDPIPRLAGRLKELGLASDETLERIEQEVQALIDNAVRFAEESPLPDPEDTLKHVFWSEEG, from the coding sequence ATGCTGACCATCCGGCGCTTTGAGGAGCGCTGTAACTATCTCTTCATGCAGGGGCGCATTCCCTCCACCCTGCACCTGTACATCGGGCAGGAGGCGGTGGCCGCCGGCGTCTGCGCGCATCTGCGCCCCGATGATTATCTCTTCAGCACCCACCGCCCCCACGGCCATGCCATCGCCAAAGGCGTGGCGCCGCGCGCCATTATGGCGGAGCTGTACGGCAAGGTCACCGGTTGTTGTAAAGGCAAGGGAGGGTCCATGCATGTGGGGGATGTGCGGGTGGGCATGTTCCCCGCCGTGGCCATTGTCGGCGCCAACGCCCCGCTGGCCGCCGGCGCCGCCCTGGCCGCCAAATGGCTGGACAAGGACCGCGTCAGTGTCTGCTTCTTCGGCGAAGGCGCCGCCAACGAGGGCGCGGTACACGAGGCCATGAACATGGCCGCCATCTGGGACCTGCCAGTGGTCTACGTCTGTGAGAACAACCTGTACGCCGCCTCTACCCCCTTCTCCAAGGCCTTCAAGATCCAGAACGTCGCCGACCGGGCGGCCGCCTACGGCATGCCGGGGGTCATCGTGGATGGCAATGACGTCGAAGCGGTCTATCGGGTCGCCGGCGAGGCCATCGCCCGCGCCCGCCGGCGCGAAGGCCCCACCCTTATCGAGGCCAAGACCTACCGTCTGTGCGGACATTCCCGCAGTGACCCGCGCACCTACCGTTCGCGCGAGGAAGAGGAAGAATGGGCCAAGCGCGATCCCATCCCGCGGCTGGCCGGCCGGCTGAAGGAACTGGGCCTGGCCAGCGATGAAACCCTGGAGCGCATCGAACAGGAGGTGCAGGCCCTTATTGACAATGCGGTGCGCTTCGCCGAGGAAAGTCCCCTGCCCGACCCGGAGGACACCCTCAAACACGTATTCTGGTCGGAGGAGGGATAA
- a CDS encoding 2-oxo acid dehydrogenase subunit E2, with translation MATDVLVPPLGQTVDTVTLVTWYKREGEAVTQGEKLYAIETDKATLDIEAPASGILRHITAQPGQKVRVLSPIARILAPGEEAEAVPAPTPPAAPAGAPVPPTPAPAPAMKPPTTPPAGRIFISPRARRLAEEHNVPWQTLQGTGPQGAIVERDVRAYLQSQAAVKAPPVTIGPAITPPAVAVMQTIPLEGSRAVIAQRMLESRQTTAPVTLMSEADATALVELRRQFHEAGIPVSYNDIFLYIAGRALRQFPRLNASLEGETIRLWDEVHIGLAVDTERGLLVPVVRDADRKRLADIARETQRLIERARAGQLTPEEMSGGTFTITNLGMYDVDAFTPIINLPQCAVLGIGRIVERPAVFQGVIAVRHRVWLSLTFDHRLIDGAPAAQFLQRIIQWVEMPHLLLI, from the coding sequence ATGGCAACGGATGTGCTCGTCCCACCCCTGGGCCAGACCGTGGATACCGTCACCCTGGTGACCTGGTACAAGCGCGAGGGAGAGGCGGTGACCCAGGGCGAAAAGCTGTACGCCATCGAAACCGATAAGGCCACGCTGGACATCGAGGCGCCGGCCTCCGGCATCCTGCGCCATATCACCGCCCAGCCCGGCCAAAAGGTGCGCGTGCTTTCCCCCATCGCCCGCATCCTCGCACCCGGGGAAGAAGCAGAGGCGGTGCCGGCTCCGACACCGCCGGCGGCGCCTGCCGGCGCGCCTGTGCCGCCCACGCCTGCCCCCGCGCCGGCGATGAAACCACCCACTACCCCGCCGGCCGGCCGGATATTCATCTCGCCGCGCGCCCGCCGGCTGGCGGAAGAGCACAACGTCCCCTGGCAAACCCTGCAGGGCACCGGTCCCCAGGGCGCCATCGTCGAGCGGGACGTGCGGGCGTATCTGCAGTCCCAGGCGGCGGTGAAAGCTCCTCCTGTCACCATAGGGCCGGCCATTACCCCGCCGGCGGTCGCCGTCATGCAGACCATCCCGCTGGAAGGCTCGCGGGCGGTCATCGCTCAGCGCATGCTGGAAAGCCGGCAGACCACCGCCCCGGTCACGCTGATGTCCGAGGCCGACGCCACCGCGCTGGTAGAACTGCGCCGGCAGTTCCATGAAGCCGGCATCCCCGTCAGCTACAACGATATTTTCCTGTACATTGCCGGCCGCGCCCTGCGCCAGTTCCCGCGCCTGAACGCCTCCCTGGAAGGGGAAACCATCCGGCTCTGGGACGAGGTGCACATCGGCTTAGCGGTGGACACGGAGCGCGGCCTGTTGGTGCCGGTGGTACGGGACGCCGACCGCAAGCGGCTGGCGGATATCGCCCGCGAAACCCAGCGCTTGATCGAGCGGGCGCGTGCCGGCCAGCTCACCCCCGAAGAGATGAGCGGCGGGACATTCACCATCACCAACCTGGGCATGTACGACGTGGATGCCTTTACCCCCATTATTAATCTGCCGCAGTGTGCTGTGTTGGGTATCGGCCGCATCGTCGAGCGGCCGGCGGTGTTTCAGGGAGTGATCGCCGTGCGCCATCGCGTCTGGCTGAGCCTGACCTTCGACCACCGCCTGATAGACGGCGCGCCGGCCGCCCAATTCCTCCAGCGCATCATCCAGTGGGTGGAAATGCCGCACCTCTTGCTGATATGA